One Halobaculum roseum DNA segment encodes these proteins:
- a CDS encoding O-acetylhomoserine aminocarboxypropyltransferase/cysteine synthase family protein, producing MTDDADAPTGEWDARTRALHTGWTGDPATGARAPPIYQTTSYAFPDADTAADLYALDREGDVYTRISNPTTRVLEKRLADLEGGVDAVATASGMAAIDTATSLLARAGDNVVASVDMYGGTSTYLAHMASRRGVDLRTVETTDYAAYEDAVDEDTAFVHVETLANPSLVTPDFERVADIAHEHAVPLVVDNTFGTPALCNPIDHGADIVWNSTTKWIHGSGTTVGGVLVDGGTFPWDHPDADYPELSGENPAFDVDFAERFGERAFAQVARHRGVRTLGNPQSPFDAWQTLQGLATLPIRMEKHCENARIVAEHLRDHPEVAWVTYPGFEGHPTHDAAAEYLDGFGGMVVFGLEDGFTAGKGVCEEVELVSFLANIGDARSLIIHPASTTHAQLSEEEQRAAGVSPDLLRLSVGIEDPDDIVADLDRAIAEATR from the coding sequence ATGACCGACGACGCCGACGCGCCGACTGGGGAGTGGGACGCGCGGACGCGCGCGCTCCACACCGGCTGGACGGGCGACCCGGCGACCGGCGCGCGAGCGCCGCCCATCTATCAGACGACCTCCTACGCGTTCCCCGACGCCGACACCGCCGCCGATCTGTACGCCCTCGACCGCGAGGGCGACGTGTACACCCGCATCTCCAACCCCACGACGCGGGTGCTGGAGAAGCGCCTCGCCGACCTGGAGGGCGGCGTCGACGCCGTCGCCACCGCCTCCGGGATGGCCGCCATCGACACCGCGACGAGCCTCCTCGCGCGTGCCGGCGACAACGTCGTCGCCAGCGTCGACATGTACGGCGGCACGAGCACCTACCTCGCGCACATGGCTTCCCGCCGCGGCGTCGACCTCCGGACGGTCGAAACCACCGATTACGCGGCCTACGAGGACGCCGTCGACGAGGACACCGCGTTCGTCCACGTCGAGACGCTGGCGAACCCGTCGCTCGTCACGCCCGATTTCGAGCGCGTCGCCGACATCGCCCACGAACACGCGGTCCCGCTCGTGGTCGACAACACGTTCGGGACGCCGGCGCTGTGCAACCCCATCGACCACGGCGCCGACATCGTCTGGAACTCCACGACCAAGTGGATCCACGGGTCGGGCACCACCGTCGGGGGCGTACTCGTCGACGGCGGCACCTTCCCGTGGGACCACCCGGACGCCGACTACCCCGAGCTGTCCGGCGAGAACCCCGCCTTCGACGTCGACTTCGCCGAGCGGTTCGGCGAGCGCGCGTTCGCGCAGGTGGCGCGCCACCGCGGGGTGCGCACGCTCGGAAACCCCCAGTCGCCCTTCGACGCCTGGCAGACGCTCCAGGGGCTCGCCACCCTGCCGATCCGGATGGAGAAGCACTGCGAGAACGCCCGGATCGTCGCCGAACACCTCCGCGACCACCCCGAGGTGGCGTGGGTCACCTACCCCGGATTCGAGGGTCACCCGACGCACGACGCCGCCGCCGAGTACCTCGACGGTTTCGGCGGAATGGTCGTGTTCGGGCTGGAGGACGGCTTTACCGCCGGTAAGGGCGTGTGTGAAGAGGTGGAGTTGGTCTCGTTCCTCGCGAACATCGGTGACGCGCGCTCGCTGATCATCCACCCGGCGAGCACGACCCACGCGCAGCTCTCCGAGGAGGAACAGCGGGCCGCGGGCGTGAGCCCGGACCTCCTGCGCCTCTCCGTCGGCATCGAGGACCCCGACGACATCGTCGCGGATCTGGATCGGGCTATCGCGGAGGCGACGCGATGA
- a CDS encoding ABC transporter ATP-binding protein, producing MAAIELEGVTKRYGDVTAVRDLDLTVEEGEVFGFLGPNGAGKSTTINMLLDFVRPTTGTVRVLSRDAQAESVEVRRNTGVLPEGYDVYERLTGRQHVEFAMRSKELDGDVDAVLERVGIADAADRRAGGYSKGMRQRLVLGMALVGEPDILILDEPSSGLDPAGAKEMREIVRDEAERGATVFFSSHVLGQVEAVCDRVGIMREGELVAEDSIEGLREAVGGEEQLVVTVDAASEEDVEAVRALAGVSSAATDGGTVTVSCSSDAKTEVIGALEDAGVTVKDFTTQEASLEDLFLTYAEGDGAGAGNGGDTTATSTEVAE from the coding sequence ATGGCCGCCATCGAGTTGGAGGGCGTCACGAAGCGGTACGGCGACGTAACGGCCGTCCGCGACCTCGACCTCACGGTCGAGGAGGGCGAAGTGTTCGGCTTCCTCGGCCCCAACGGGGCGGGCAAGTCGACGACGATCAACATGCTCCTCGATTTCGTGCGCCCCACGACCGGTACCGTCAGGGTGCTCTCGCGGGACGCACAGGCGGAGTCGGTGGAGGTGCGCCGGAACACCGGCGTCCTGCCCGAGGGGTACGACGTGTACGAGCGCCTCACCGGCCGCCAGCACGTCGAGTTCGCGATGCGCTCGAAGGAACTCGACGGCGACGTGGACGCGGTGTTGGAGCGCGTGGGTATCGCCGACGCCGCCGACCGCCGCGCGGGCGGCTACTCCAAGGGGATGCGCCAGCGGCTCGTCCTCGGGATGGCACTCGTCGGCGAGCCCGACATCCTCATTCTCGACGAGCCGTCCTCCGGGCTGGACCCCGCGGGCGCCAAGGAGATGCGCGAGATCGTGCGCGACGAGGCCGAGCGCGGCGCGACGGTGTTCTTCTCCAGCCACGTGCTCGGGCAGGTCGAGGCGGTGTGTGACCGCGTCGGCATCATGCGCGAGGGCGAACTCGTCGCCGAGGACTCCATCGAGGGCCTCAGGGAGGCCGTCGGCGGCGAGGAACAGCTGGTCGTCACCGTCGACGCAGCCAGCGAGGAGGACGTCGAGGCGGTGCGGGCGCTGGCGGGCGTCTCCTCGGCCGCGACCGACGGCGGGACGGTCACGGTGTCGTGCTCCAGCGACGCGAAGACGGAGGTCATCGGCGCCCTGGAGGACGCCGGCGTGACGGTGAAGGACTTCACCACCCAGGAGGCGAGCCTGGAGGACCTCTTCCTCACCTACGCCGAGGGCGACGGCGCTGGGGCGGGGAACGGCGGCGACACGACGGCGACGAGCACGGAGGTGGCCGAATGA